Proteins from a genomic interval of Pseudoruegeria sp. SHC-113:
- a CDS encoding peroxiredoxin, whose protein sequence is MKTGLRLPDVTFHTRVRDDSIEGPNPFKWEDKTTADYFAGKRVVLFALPGAFTPTCSTYQLPGFENGFADFAAEGIDAIYCLSVNDSFVMNKWAEAQGLKNVGVIPDGSGEFSRRMGMLVAKDNLGFGARSWRYAAVVNDGVIEGWFEEPGLADNHGEDPYGESSPETVLAWLKEAASKAA, encoded by the coding sequence ATGAAAACCGGCCTGCGCCTTCCCGATGTCACCTTCCACACCCGCGTGCGTGATGACTCGATCGAAGGCCCCAACCCGTTCAAATGGGAAGACAAAACCACTGCCGACTACTTCGCCGGAAAGCGCGTGGTGCTCTTCGCCCTGCCCGGCGCTTTCACGCCCACCTGCTCCACCTACCAGCTGCCCGGCTTTGAAAACGGTTTCGCCGATTTCGCCGCCGAAGGCATCGACGCGATCTACTGCCTCTCGGTGAACGACAGCTTCGTGATGAACAAATGGGCCGAGGCACAGGGCCTGAAGAACGTCGGCGTGATCCCCGATGGCTCCGGCGAGTTCTCCCGCCGCATGGGCATGCTCGTGGCGAAAGACAACCTCGGCTTCGGCGCGCGCTCCTGGCGCTACGCCGCCGTGGTGAATGACGGCGTGATCGAAGGCTGGTTCGAAGAGCCGGGCCTTGCTGACAACCACGGCGAAGACCCCTACGGCGAATCCTCGCCGGAGACGGTTCTCGCCTGGCTGAAAGAAGCCGCCTCCAAGGCCGCCTGA
- a CDS encoding ammonium transporter, producing MNGADTAWIIVATALVLFMTLPGLALFYGGLVRARNVLSVFMHCYAIACLMSVLWLAFGYSIAFGDGNAIWGGLGKMFLAGVTAESLSGTLPEVLFFAFQMTFAIITPALIVGAYVERIGFGFVLLFSGLWMLLCYAPVVHWIWGGGMLADGGIFGETGVRDFAGGIVVHETAGLAALLLAVMLGARRDRTKPPHSPGFVMIGAAMLWVGWFGFNGGSQLAADGGAAMALTVTHISAATASLTWALWERIKFGKASLVGIVTGTIAGLASITPASGFVGPVEALVIGAVAGVLCQEAVNLVRNTLGIDDTLDVFAVHGVGGIFGTIMIAVFGAGAWAAQLGGLVIVGVYTLVVTFVLIKLVGLITPLRVSAETETNGLDLEVHGERAYHLT from the coding sequence ATGAACGGGGCAGATACCGCCTGGATCATCGTGGCAACAGCACTGGTGCTGTTCATGACATTGCCGGGGCTGGCACTTTTCTACGGCGGGCTCGTGCGCGCGCGCAACGTGCTGAGTGTTTTCATGCATTGCTATGCCATCGCCTGCCTGATGAGCGTGCTCTGGCTGGCTTTCGGCTATTCCATCGCTTTCGGGGACGGAAACGCGATCTGGGGCGGGCTGGGCAAGATGTTCCTCGCCGGTGTGACGGCAGAGAGCCTGTCGGGCACCCTGCCCGAGGTGCTGTTCTTCGCCTTCCAGATGACATTCGCCATCATCACGCCGGCGCTGATCGTGGGCGCTTATGTGGAGCGCATCGGCTTCGGCTTCGTGCTGCTGTTCTCGGGCCTCTGGATGCTGCTGTGCTACGCGCCGGTGGTGCATTGGATCTGGGGCGGCGGGATGCTGGCAGATGGCGGCATCTTCGGTGAAACGGGCGTGCGCGATTTCGCCGGCGGCATCGTGGTGCATGAAACGGCTGGCCTTGCCGCGCTGCTGCTCGCGGTGATGCTGGGCGCGCGGCGGGATCGCACCAAGCCGCCGCATTCGCCGGGCTTCGTGATGATCGGCGCGGCCATGCTCTGGGTCGGCTGGTTCGGCTTCAACGGCGGCTCGCAGCTGGCCGCCGATGGCGGAGCGGCCATGGCGCTGACGGTGACCCATATCTCCGCCGCCACCGCCTCGCTCACCTGGGCGCTGTGGGAGCGGATCAAGTTCGGCAAGGCCTCGCTCGTGGGCATCGTCACCGGCACCATCGCAGGGCTGGCCTCGATCACCCCGGCTTCGGGCTTCGTCGGCCCGGTGGAAGCGCTGGTGATCGGCGCGGTGGCCGGTGTGCTGTGTCAGGAGGCTGTGAACCTCGTGCGCAACACGCTGGGGATCGACGACACGCTGGACGTTTTCGCCGTGCACGGCGTGGGCGGCATCTTCGGCACCATTATGATCGCCGTCTTTGGCGCGGGCGCCTGGGCGGCGCAGCTGGGGGGCCTCGTGATCGTCGGCGTCTACACGCTGGTTGTCACCTTCGTGCTGATCAAGCTCGTGGGCCTGATCACACCGCTGCGCGTGAGTGCAGAGACCGAGACGAACGGGCTCGATCTGGAAGTCCACGGCGAGCGCGCTTACCACCTGACCTGA
- a CDS encoding phosphatidylglycerophosphatase A, which yields MTQTVSRLIATVFYVGYLKPAPGTWGSFAAIPMAWVLHALGGFPLLVAATFVVFLIGWWATAQMTRGMETHDPSEVVVDEVIGQWIALWPLSAGLWHAGVDPWIFPYPGWIGAFLAFRLFDIWKPGPVGYFDRGNSAFTVMFDDAVAGVLAALCVGVAAYASHGMLGL from the coding sequence ATGACCCAGACCGTGAGCCGTTTGATCGCAACCGTTTTCTACGTCGGCTATCTCAAGCCCGCCCCTGGCACATGGGGCTCCTTCGCGGCGATCCCCATGGCTTGGGTGCTGCATGCGCTTGGCGGCTTCCCGCTGCTGGTGGCGGCCACGTTTGTGGTTTTCCTGATCGGCTGGTGGGCCACCGCGCAGATGACGCGGGGCATGGAGACGCATGACCCAAGCGAGGTGGTGGTGGATGAGGTGATCGGCCAGTGGATCGCGCTCTGGCCGCTGTCGGCAGGCCTCTGGCACGCGGGCGTTGACCCGTGGATCTTCCCCTATCCGGGCTGGATCGGCGCTTTTCTGGCCTTCCGCCTGTTCGACATCTGGAAGCCCGGCCCGGTGGGCTATTTCGACCGTGGCAACAGCGCTTTCACCGTGATGTTTGACGATGCCGTGGCCGGCGTTTTGGCCGCGCTCTGCGTGGGCGTCGCGGCTTATGCCTCCCACGGGATGCTTGGGCTGTGA
- a CDS encoding DUF6456 domain-containing protein, with translation MTHANETPAAPFRSEAQRVLSRLTQPGSFLAVAPQMENALVMRADEAGEPQRIAVVGRDVAEGLALKEWINAEGEGRVRRYRITPAGRSWLKAQRSPARGGGMEEAAMGFDYESPVGPGRPVVAESPLAILARRKDRNGKPFLAPELVAAGEQLREDFELAQAGERTCQNWDHFLTGRASFGPQVGDLAAAGPAAARARVTSALRDLGPGLGDVVLRCCCYLEGMERAERRMGWSARSGKIVLRIALQRLRRHYDEMVGPHGPLIG, from the coding sequence ATGACCCACGCCAATGAAACCCCCGCCGCCCCCTTCCGCTCCGAAGCCCAGCGTGTTCTGTCGCGGCTCACCCAGCCGGGCAGCTTCCTTGCGGTGGCCCCGCAGATGGAAAACGCACTGGTGATGCGGGCCGACGAGGCCGGCGAGCCGCAGCGCATTGCCGTCGTGGGCCGCGACGTGGCCGAAGGGCTGGCACTGAAGGAATGGATCAACGCGGAAGGAGAAGGGCGCGTGCGCCGCTACCGGATCACCCCTGCAGGGCGCAGCTGGCTCAAGGCCCAGCGCAGCCCGGCGCGCGGCGGCGGCATGGAAGAGGCGGCCATGGGCTTTGATTACGAAAGCCCCGTCGGGCCGGGCCGCCCGGTGGTGGCGGAATCGCCGCTGGCCATCCTTGCGCGCCGGAAGGACCGCAACGGAAAGCCCTTCCTCGCCCCCGAGTTGGTGGCCGCGGGCGAGCAACTGCGGGAGGATTTCGAACTGGCCCAAGCCGGGGAGCGCACCTGCCAGAACTGGGATCACTTCCTGACGGGCCGCGCCAGCTTCGGCCCGCAGGTGGGCGATCTGGCGGCGGCAGGCCCGGCAGCGGCGCGGGCGCGCGTCACCTCGGCCCTGCGCGATCTTGGCCCCGGCCTTGGCGATGTGGTGCTGCGCTGCTGTTGTTACCTGGAAGGGATGGAACGGGCGGAGCGGCGCATGGGCTGGTCGGCGCGCTCCGGCAAGATCGTGCTGCGCATCGCCCTGCAACGCCTGCGCCGCCACTATGACGAGATGGTCGGCCCCCACGGCCCGCTGATCGGATAG
- a CDS encoding MIP family channel protein has product MKKNIAEVLGTFILVFFGCGSAVLMGDFIGFHGIAVAFGLSIVAAAYSIGAISGAHLNPAVSLGVMMAGKMSAGEFIAYAVSQVIGATLGALAIYVIASGKADYSIATNGLGQNGFGPGNNGEYSLMAALLFEFIATFLFVTVILGATQAAAPAAMAGLAIGLTLTGIHLVGINVTGVSVNPARSIGPALFAGGAALSQLWVFIVAPLAGGALAGIVFASGLTAADDDA; this is encoded by the coding sequence GTGAAAAAGAACATCGCAGAGGTGCTGGGCACCTTCATCCTCGTTTTCTTTGGCTGCGGCTCGGCCGTTTTGATGGGCGATTTCATCGGCTTTCACGGCATCGCGGTGGCCTTCGGCCTGTCGATCGTGGCGGCGGCCTATTCGATCGGGGCGATCTCCGGCGCGCATCTGAACCCGGCTGTTTCACTTGGTGTGATGATGGCGGGCAAGATGAGCGCGGGTGAGTTCATCGCCTATGCCGTCAGCCAGGTGATCGGTGCCACGCTGGGCGCGCTGGCAATCTATGTGATCGCGTCGGGCAAGGCCGATTACAGCATCGCGACCAACGGCCTTGGCCAGAACGGCTTCGGGCCGGGCAACAACGGCGAATACAGCCTGATGGCCGCGCTTCTGTTCGAGTTCATTGCGACCTTCCTCTTCGTCACGGTGATCCTTGGCGCAACCCAGGCCGCCGCCCCGGCGGCGATGGCGGGGCTGGCCATCGGCCTGACGCTCACCGGCATCCACCTTGTCGGGATCAACGTCACCGGCGTTTCGGTGAACCCGGCGCGCTCCATTGGGCCGGCGCTTTTCGCAGGCGGCGCGGCGCTGAGCCAGCTCTGGGTCTTCATCGTGGCCCCGCTCGCAGGCGGCGCTCTGGCGGGGATCGTCTTTGCCTCGGGCCTCACTGCCGCGGATGACGACGCCTGA
- the hpt gene encoding hypoxanthine phosphoribosyltransferase, with amino-acid sequence MPTRPYVIDEMISAKAIAARIEDLAREIHDCFDGTNKLVVVGLLRGSFVFIADLVRELDLPVEVDFLEASSYGDGMESSREVRILKDLRGEIAGRDVLVVEDIVDTGFTLSHVIRLLQSREPRTMRTIALLDKPSRREVDVKADWTGFEIPDEFVVGYGIDFAQRNRNLPFIGKVRFTGED; translated from the coding sequence GTGCCAACGCGGCCATATGTCATCGATGAAATGATCTCGGCCAAGGCGATTGCCGCCCGGATCGAAGATCTTGCGCGCGAGATTCACGACTGTTTCGACGGCACGAACAAGTTGGTTGTCGTCGGCCTGCTGCGCGGCTCCTTCGTGTTCATCGCCGATCTGGTGCGCGAGCTGGATCTGCCGGTGGAGGTGGATTTTCTTGAGGCCTCTTCCTACGGCGACGGCATGGAAAGCAGCCGCGAAGTGCGGATCCTGAAGGATCTGCGCGGTGAGATCGCGGGCCGCGACGTGCTGGTGGTGGAAGACATCGTGGACACCGGCTTCACGCTCTCCCACGTGATCCGCCTGCTGCAATCGCGCGAGCCGCGCACCATGCGCACCATCGCGCTGCTGGACAAGCCCAGCCGCCGCGAGGTGGATGTGAAGGCCGATTGGACGGGTTTCGAGATCCCGGATGAATTCGTGGTGGGCTACGGCATCGATTTCGCCCAACGCAACCGCAACCTGCCCTTCATCGGCAAGGTGCGGTTTACCGGGGAAGATTAA
- a CDS encoding trimethylamine methyltransferase family protein, which translates to MAEAATRRRGGGGAARRAERTAVRIETARFIERNIPNLELLNEEALQIIEANAETVLEEIGVNFPENPEALELWRNAGAIVEGERVRLPKGLARKLCATAPARFTQHARNPERNVEIGGKSLVLAPVYGPPFVRDEGGRRYATMEDFRKFVKLGYMSKWLHHSGGTVCEPTDVPVNKRHLDMLHAHMTLSDKPFMGSVTEPSRAQDSVEMCEILFGKEFVAENTVMTSLININSPLTFDDVMMGALEVYARANQACIISPFIVGGAMAPVSVAGTLTQVLAEVLAGVAYSQLVRPGAPVIFGAFVTSIDMNSGAPTFGTPEASQILYGAGQLARRLGLPFRSGGGLCGSKLPDAQAAYESANTLNAALLGGVNFMLHACGWLEGGLVASFEKFVLDADQLGALHKMAAGVAIDENGQAMDALREVGPGGHFLGCAHTQANFKDAFWRTEVLDYKPFETWDEEGARDSRTLASLRVQKMLDTYQQPALDPAIAEALAAYIRQKKESMADAFM; encoded by the coding sequence GCGCACGGCGGTGCGGATCGAAACCGCGCGCTTCATCGAGCGCAACATCCCCAACCTTGAGCTGCTGAACGAAGAGGCGCTGCAGATCATCGAGGCCAATGCCGAGACGGTGCTGGAGGAGATCGGCGTCAACTTCCCGGAAAACCCGGAGGCGCTGGAGCTATGGCGCAACGCTGGGGCCATTGTCGAGGGCGAGCGCGTGCGCCTGCCCAAGGGGCTGGCTCGCAAGCTCTGCGCCACCGCGCCCGCGCGTTTCACCCAGCACGCCCGCAACCCGGAGCGCAACGTGGAGATCGGCGGCAAGAGCCTTGTGCTCGCGCCCGTCTACGGCCCGCCCTTCGTGCGCGATGAAGGTGGCCGCCGCTACGCCACGATGGAAGATTTCCGCAAGTTCGTGAAGCTGGGCTACATGTCCAAATGGCTGCATCACTCCGGCGGCACGGTCTGTGAGCCCACCGATGTGCCGGTCAACAAGCGCCACCTTGATATGCTCCACGCCCATATGACTCTCTCGGACAAACCCTTCATGGGTTCCGTCACCGAGCCGAGCCGGGCGCAGGACAGCGTTGAGATGTGCGAGATCCTCTTTGGCAAGGAGTTCGTCGCCGAGAACACGGTGATGACCTCGTTGATCAACATCAACTCGCCGCTCACCTTTGACGACGTGATGATGGGCGCGCTGGAAGTTTACGCCCGCGCCAATCAGGCCTGCATCATCTCCCCCTTCATCGTGGGCGGCGCGATGGCCCCGGTCTCGGTGGCCGGCACGCTCACGCAGGTGCTGGCCGAGGTGCTTGCGGGTGTGGCCTACAGCCAGCTCGTGCGCCCCGGCGCGCCAGTGATCTTCGGCGCCTTTGTGACCTCGATCGACATGAACTCCGGCGCGCCCACCTTCGGCACGCCCGAAGCGAGCCAGATCCTTTACGGCGCGGGCCAGCTGGCCCGGCGGCTTGGCCTGCCGTTCCGTTCCGGCGGCGGGCTTTGTGGCTCCAAACTGCCGGACGCGCAGGCGGCCTATGAAAGTGCCAATACGCTGAACGCGGCGCTGCTGGGCGGGGTGAATTTCATGCTTCACGCCTGCGGCTGGCTGGAAGGCGGGCTCGTGGCCTCGTTTGAGAAATTCGTGCTCGACGCCGACCAGCTCGGCGCGCTGCACAAGATGGCCGCCGGCGTGGCCATCGATGAGAACGGGCAGGCGATGGACGCCCTGCGCGAGGTCGGCCCCGGCGGGCATTTCCTGGGCTGCGCGCACACGCAGGCCAATTTCAAGGATGCCTTCTGGCGCACCGAGGTGCTCGATTACAAACCGTTCGAGACCTGGGACGAAGAAGGCGCGCGCGACAGCCGCACGCTGGCCAGCCTGCGGGTGCAGAAGATGCTCGACACCTACCAGCAGCCCGCGCTGGATCCGGCCATCGCAGAGGCACTCGCGGCTTATATCCGCCAGAAGAAGGAAAGCATGGCCGACGCCTTCATGTAG
- the lipA gene encoding lipoyl synthase, whose amino-acid sequence MRDLKIPDQRHPEKAHRPDNAQPRKPDWIRVKAPTSSGYKETRNIMREHKLVTVCEEAGCPNVGECWSQGHATMMIMGEICTRGCTFCNVATGRPDALDVFEPGRVADAVKKLGLNHVVITSVDRDDVEDGGAEHFAQTIRAVRRQSPTTTIEILTPDFLKCKPEVLEVVVAAKPDVFNHNLETVPGLYPEVRPGARYFHSLRLLQRVKELDPSMFTKSGIMVGLGEDRQAVLQVMDDMRAADIDFLTIGQYLQPTPKHHRVDRFVTPEEFASYEKAAYGKGFLMVSATPLTRSSYHAGDDFARLREARLKKLGQA is encoded by the coding sequence ATGCGTGATCTCAAGATCCCCGATCAGCGCCACCCCGAGAAGGCGCACCGCCCCGACAACGCCCAGCCGCGCAAGCCGGACTGGATTCGCGTCAAGGCGCCCACCTCCTCGGGCTACAAGGAAACGCGCAACATCATGCGCGAGCACAAGCTCGTGACGGTCTGCGAAGAGGCCGGCTGCCCCAACGTGGGCGAATGCTGGAGCCAGGGCCACGCCACCATGATGATCATGGGCGAGATCTGCACGCGCGGCTGCACCTTCTGCAACGTCGCCACGGGGCGCCCCGATGCGCTGGACGTGTTCGAGCCGGGCCGGGTGGCCGATGCGGTGAAGAAGCTGGGGCTGAACCACGTGGTGATCACCTCGGTGGACCGCGACGACGTGGAAGACGGCGGGGCGGAGCATTTCGCCCAGACGATCCGCGCCGTGCGCCGCCAGTCGCCCACCACCACCATCGAGATTCTCACGCCGGATTTCCTGAAGTGTAAGCCCGAGGTGCTAGAGGTCGTCGTGGCCGCCAAGCCCGATGTGTTCAACCACAACCTCGAAACGGTGCCGGGGCTCTACCCGGAAGTGCGCCCCGGCGCGCGCTACTTCCATTCGCTGCGGCTGTTGCAGCGGGTGAAGGAGCTGGATCCGTCGATGTTCACCAAATCCGGCATCATGGTCGGCCTTGGCGAGGATCGTCAGGCCGTGCTGCAGGTGATGGACGACATGCGCGCGGCGGACATCGATTTCCTGACCATCGGCCAGTATCTGCAGCCCACGCCCAAGCACCACCGCGTGGATCGCTTCGTGACACCGGAGGAGTTTGCCTCCTACGAAAAAGCCGCCTACGGCAAGGGCTTCCTCATGGTCTCGGCCACGCCGCTGACGCGGTCGAGCTACCACGCGGGCGACGATTTCGCGCGTCTGCGGGAAGCACGGCTGAAGAAGCTGGGGCAGGCGTAA
- a CDS encoding type II toxin-antitoxin system RatA family toxin, translated as MPSHAEKRKLPYSAAQMYDLVADVAQYPKFLPWCAAARIRSRAGGPEGEVMLADLVISFKVFRERFGSRVTLFPGESRIQTEYLDGPFRYLKSNWHFTDLPEGGCEIYFDVDFEFKNAILQRVIGVVFNEAMQRIVRAFEDRAHDLYGGKA; from the coding sequence ATGCCGAGCCACGCCGAAAAACGCAAGCTGCCCTACAGTGCGGCCCAAATGTACGATCTGGTGGCCGACGTGGCCCAATACCCGAAATTCCTGCCGTGGTGCGCGGCAGCGCGCATCCGCTCGCGCGCTGGCGGGCCGGAGGGCGAGGTGATGCTGGCGGACCTCGTGATTTCCTTCAAGGTCTTCCGGGAACGCTTCGGCTCCCGCGTGACGCTGTTTCCCGGCGAAAGCCGCATCCAGACGGAATATCTGGACGGCCCCTTCCGCTACCTGAAATCCAACTGGCATTTCACCGATCTGCCCGAGGGCGGCTGCGAGATCTATTTCGACGTGGATTTCGAGTTCAAGAACGCGATCCTGCAGCGCGTGATCGGGGTGGTGTTCAACGAGGCGATGCAGCGGATCGTGCGCGCGTTCGAGGATCGCGCGCATGATCTTTATGGGGGCAAGGCCTAA
- a CDS encoding CinA family protein, with the protein MSLQEDLFARAKAVGAVIATAESCTGGGISAAITDVAGSSAIFDRAFITYSNAAKQEMLGVKKASLEAFGAVSEQVAQEMAEGALSRSGATIAVSVTGIAGPGGSEFKPEGRVCFGLAKAGGTTHVETVEFGALGRAEVRRATVDYALSLLIAALS; encoded by the coding sequence GTGAGCCTGCAGGAGGATCTCTTCGCCCGCGCCAAGGCGGTAGGAGCGGTGATCGCTACGGCGGAAAGCTGCACCGGGGGCGGGATTTCCGCCGCGATCACCGATGTGGCGGGATCCTCGGCCATCTTTGATCGCGCCTTCATCACCTACTCCAACGCCGCCAAACAGGAGATGCTTGGCGTCAAGAAAGCCAGCCTCGAGGCATTCGGCGCTGTCTCCGAACAGGTGGCCCAAGAGATGGCAGAGGGCGCTCTGTCGCGCTCGGGCGCGACGATTGCTGTCTCCGTCACCGGCATCGCTGGGCCGGGCGGGAGTGAGTTCAAACCCGAAGGGCGCGTCTGTTTCGGCCTCGCCAAGGCGGGTGGCACGACCCATGTGGAGACCGTTGAGTTTGGCGCTTTGGGCCGGGCGGAGGTGCGCCGTGCCACCGTGGATTACGCGCTTTCGCTGCTGATCGCAGCTCTTTCCTAA
- a CDS encoding DUF6477 family protein, producing MDKPVSLTAAIRRPRLLLSAAQHGCLSYNRTRDLPRLLGLLAPLAMAEGLELLIGAEQTMEDKRKTGDATYSITRHIQLLAALISEVRLTNAAQGS from the coding sequence ATGGACAAGCCTGTATCCCTCACCGCCGCCATCCGCCGCCCGCGCCTGCTGCTCTCGGCCGCGCAGCACGGATGCCTCAGCTACAACCGCACCCGCGATCTGCCGCGCCTTCTGGGCCTTCTGGCCCCGCTGGCCATGGCCGAGGGGCTGGAGCTGTTGATCGGCGCGGAGCAAACCATGGAAGACAAACGAAAAACGGGCGATGCCACCTATAGCATCACCCGTCATATCCAGCTTCTGGCGGCGCTGATCAGCGAGGTCCGCCTCACCAATGCAGCGCAGGGCAGTTGA
- a CDS encoding amidohydrolase, protein MPIPRLSRALPLTLACALPFAVQAQTTAEILYSGGPILTMKDDAMRAEAVAIADGRILAVGSIAEVEAFAGPETERYDLAGQTLLPGFVDSHGHVVMGGLQALAANLLSEPDGEVGDIPALQAELTRWVGENGDFIEAYDVIIGFGYDQSRLAELRPPTREELDAVSTEVPVYIIHQSGHFGVANSLGLERAGITADSENPPGGIIRKAQATGEPTGVLEENAHFVALGALLSKVDAEGFIGFAEAGSRMWASFGYTTAQEGRAAPAFIQIAQEAAARGLLLNDVVLYPDVLLDKDAILQSASREYENNLRVGGAKLTIDGSPQGFTAYRDQPYYDPIGDYPPGWIGYSAVTMEQVVDSMDWAFANNIQILTHSNGERASDMLLSAIANAEAKHGPADRRTVLVHGQFLREDQVDKIKALDVFPSLFPMHTFYWGDWHRDFTVGPKLADNISPTGWLRQRDMIFGSHHDAPVALPDSMRILDATVTRRSRSGDIIGPTQRVDVITALKAMTIWPAYQHFEEDQKGSIAPGKRADFVVLSSDPTAVDPETLDQIRVRATIKDGEVIYAAE, encoded by the coding sequence ATGCCTATTCCCCGCCTGAGTCGCGCCCTGCCCCTCACCCTTGCCTGCGCCCTGCCCTTCGCCGTGCAAGCTCAGACCACCGCCGAGATCCTCTATTCCGGCGGTCCGATCCTGACGATGAAAGATGATGCCATGCGCGCCGAGGCCGTGGCCATTGCCGATGGGCGCATCCTGGCGGTGGGCAGTATTGCCGAGGTGGAGGCCTTCGCCGGGCCTGAGACCGAGCGCTACGATCTGGCCGGCCAGACACTGCTGCCCGGTTTTGTTGATAGCCACGGCCATGTTGTCATGGGCGGGCTGCAGGCGCTGGCGGCGAACCTGCTCTCAGAGCCAGACGGCGAGGTTGGCGACATCCCGGCGCTGCAGGCGGAACTCACCCGCTGGGTAGGAGAGAATGGCGATTTCATCGAGGCCTATGACGTGATCATCGGCTTTGGCTACGATCAGTCCCGCCTTGCCGAATTGCGCCCGCCCACGCGGGAAGAGCTTGATGCCGTCTCCACCGAGGTGCCGGTTTACATCATCCACCAGTCCGGCCATTTCGGCGTGGCCAACAGCCTTGGCTTGGAGCGCGCCGGGATCACGGCAGACAGCGAGAACCCGCCCGGCGGCATCATCCGCAAGGCGCAGGCCACAGGCGAACCCACGGGCGTGCTGGAGGAAAACGCGCATTTCGTGGCCCTCGGCGCCTTGCTCTCCAAGGTGGACGCGGAAGGCTTCATCGGTTTTGCCGAAGCGGGCAGCCGGATGTGGGCGAGCTTTGGCTACACCACCGCACAAGAGGGCCGCGCGGCCCCGGCCTTCATCCAGATTGCGCAGGAAGCGGCTGCCCGCGGGCTTCTGCTCAACGACGTGGTGCTTTACCCCGACGTGCTTCTGGACAAGGACGCGATCCTGCAAAGCGCCTCGCGCGAATATGAAAACAACCTGCGGGTGGGTGGCGCAAAACTGACCATCGACGGCTCCCCGCAGGGCTTCACCGCCTACCGCGACCAGCCCTACTACGATCCGATCGGCGACTACCCTCCGGGCTGGATCGGCTATTCGGCGGTGACGATGGAGCAGGTGGTGGACAGCATGGACTGGGCCTTTGCTAACAACATCCAGATCCTGACCCATTCCAACGGCGAGCGCGCCTCTGACATGCTGCTTTCAGCCATCGCCAACGCCGAGGCCAAACACGGACCCGCCGACCGCCGCACGGTGCTCGTGCACGGCCAGTTCCTGCGCGAGGATCAGGTGGACAAGATCAAGGCGCTGGATGTCTTCCCCTCGCTCTTTCCCATGCACACGTTTTACTGGGGCGATTGGCACCGCGATTTCACCGTGGGCCCGAAACTGGCCGACAACATCTCCCCCACCGGCTGGTTGCGGCAGCGCGACATGATCTTCGGCAGCCACCACGACGCGCCCGTCGCCCTGCCGGATTCGATGCGGATTCTGGATGCTACCGTCACGCGGCGCTCCCGCTCGGGCGACATCATCGGCCCTACCCAACGCGTGGATGTGATCACCGCATTGAAAGCCATGACGATCTGGCCCGCTTATCAGCATTTTGAAGAGGATCAGAAAGGCAGCATCGCCCCCGGCAAACGCGCCGATTTCGTGGTGCTTTCCTCAGATCCCACGGCGGTGGATCCGGAAACGCTGGATCAGATCCGCGTGCGCGCCACGATCAAGGATGGCGAGGTGATCTACGCCGCCGAGTAG
- a CDS encoding c-type cytochrome, with translation MYRFLRLLVLLALIGGAAFWVLTIPGTEPEEDLTGLTGDATRGEVIFHAGGCASCHAAEGASGEAKLVLAGGMGFPSAFGTFYAPNISSNTEAGIGNWSALDLVNAMRHGTSPEGQHYYPAFPYTSYIRAEVQDIVDLHAYLQTLPGDATPSKPHDVGFPFNIRRSLGGWKLLFLKDGWVIEDVEGPQLERGRYLAEALGHCGECHTPRNALGGLQTTDWFGGAPNPDGKGRTPNITPGALSWSAGEIAEYLSSGFTPDFDSVGGHMAAVVENTAQLSQEDRDAIAAYVKAVPEVAKE, from the coding sequence ATGTACCGCTTTCTTCGTTTGCTCGTTCTTCTGGCGCTCATTGGTGGCGCGGCTTTTTGGGTGTTGACGATCCCCGGCACCGAGCCTGAGGAGGACCTTACAGGTCTCACGGGCGATGCTACGCGGGGTGAAGTGATCTTCCATGCCGGCGGCTGCGCCTCTTGCCATGCGGCGGAAGGGGCCAGTGGCGAGGCGAAGCTGGTTCTCGCGGGCGGCATGGGGTTTCCTTCGGCCTTCGGCACCTTCTACGCGCCCAACATTTCCAGCAATACGGAGGCCGGGATCGGCAACTGGAGCGCGCTGGATCTGGTGAACGCCATGCGCCACGGCACCTCGCCGGAGGGGCAGCACTATTACCCGGCCTTCCCCTACACCTCCTACATCCGTGCCGAGGTGCAGGACATCGTGGATCTGCACGCCTATCTGCAAACGCTGCCCGGCGACGCGACGCCGTCCAAACCCCACGACGTGGGCTTTCCCTTCAACATCCGCCGCAGCCTTGGCGGCTGGAAGCTGCTGTTCCTGAAAGACGGCTGGGTGATCGAAGATGTGGAAGGGCCGCAACTTGAGCGCGGGCGGTATCTGGCCGAAGCGCTGGGCCATTGCGGCGAATGCCACACGCCACGCAACGCGCTGGGCGGGTTGCAGACGACGGATTGGTTCGGCGGCGCGCCCAACCCGGACGGCAAGGGCCGCACGCCCAACATCACGCCGGGGGCCTTGAGCTGGAGTGCCGGGGAGATCGCCGAGTATCTGTCTTCGGGCTTCACGCCGGATTTTGACAGCGTGGGCGGCCATATGGCGGCGGTGGTGGAGAACACCGCGCAGCTGTCGCAGGAGGATCGCGATGCGATTGCGGCCTATGTGAAGGCGGTGCCGGAGGTGGCGAAGGAATAG